A genomic region of uncultured Paludibaculum sp. contains the following coding sequences:
- a CDS encoding HPF/RaiA family ribosome-associated protein, with protein MNLSIRTHGIEVTGELQQYVERRIGFALDRYESRLAQVVVYLDDTNGPKGGLDKLCQITAELPGLDRVKILEQNATFAGAVDGAARRLGYRIQQALRRRRPEDAAHRLHRRAARLERVGGAV; from the coding sequence ATGAATCTGTCGATCAGAACACACGGCATCGAGGTGACTGGGGAACTGCAGCAGTATGTGGAACGGCGGATCGGGTTCGCGTTGGATCGCTACGAATCGCGACTGGCACAAGTGGTCGTCTACCTCGACGACACCAACGGCCCGAAAGGCGGCCTGGACAAACTGTGCCAGATTACGGCCGAACTGCCCGGCTTGGATCGCGTGAAGATCCTGGAGCAGAACGCGACGTTCGCCGGTGCCGTGGATGGTGCTGCGCGGCGCTTGGGCTACCGCATCCAGCAGGCCTTGCGCCGGCGGAGGCCCGAGGATGCCGCTCATCGCCTGCATCGCCGCGCGGCGCGCCTTGAGCGCGTGGGAGGTGCCGTTTGA